One window of Nocardia sp. NBC_00508 genomic DNA carries:
- a CDS encoding AMP-binding protein: MSAGGIRRAPWHLLPRAGIVGRSGAPARRGGYPVTRGIARVVVVGAGPSGLAAAAMLASCGVQAVVLEQSNVLAAPWHTHYDRVRLQSPKGMSNLPGMGFGWRAERWITKDTFLDYLQRYQRHFGIDVRFGVTVERIARRSGSWQVLTDQGDWQAPVVVVATGLNRHPVIPEWPGLESFTGELLHSARFRNAEPFRDRDVLVIGTGNSGAEIASIVAHGGARRTRVAYRTPPHVVPRSVLGFPTLAAAAVVEPLPGRAGDWLLGPPNRAVVGNLARYGLPRPPLGVHSQYVATDVTPIIDTGFLPALRAGLIEPVAQVVGFDDAHVRLADNTRIRPEVVIAATGYRSGLRDLIGDLDVLTPTEAPAVHAPDYPAGAPGLFFIGYVHPFSGNLRAVRRDAPRLARTVTKYLEGTDHRGARRLNSIADLRRQRASRREHRPEQEEMIMHTDREHPASNRPVSTYPRPEEKLGADTIPGILESAATEPTGITLVDRNLQESPLMYSQLRSLARRVAGGLAQRGIRPGDRVVIMSSTSIPQIGCLFGAWLAGAVPVIMPLPHRIADLPELMAEIDRRLTHVDASCLIVADKFHGFLGRRIRSDITVLKCGDLIHATAEPVAGVVIEPDDLAYLQFTSGTTGNARAVMLTHRQMLTNVAAGWEWVGSKDRPVGVMWLPLYHDMGLISLLAGIATRSKLIVQPPEEYLAKPDSWIDALSRYRAWTTVAPNFAYELAVRGLVDRPRPLDLSSLVVCGNGAEPIRVDTMERFAKLGARYGLRPEAVTPLYGMAEGTVAVTSSPVDEPMVVDCVSRSALSAMGQARPVSPDDPDVRVLATCGRPLAGIELEVRDEQGRALGDRMVGEIWFRSPSAMLGYWNEPEETARVLVDGWVCTGDLGYLTDEGVVICGRRKDMIIVGGRNLFPEDYENVTARVPGVGPTCVAFALPDSERMLVLVEPETAASDYPAVAAEVMRRLRSQLGHAPDKVAVVARDSVPRTSSGKVQRGKCRERYIEGRFTELASVTR, encoded by the coding sequence GTGAGCGCGGGAGGTATCCGCCGTGCACCGTGGCACCTGCTGCCGCGAGCCGGCATCGTCGGACGCAGCGGCGCGCCCGCCAGGCGCGGCGGGTATCCGGTGACGCGCGGTATCGCGAGGGTCGTGGTGGTCGGTGCGGGTCCGTCCGGGCTCGCCGCCGCCGCGATGCTGGCATCCTGCGGGGTACAGGCCGTCGTGCTGGAGCAGTCGAATGTCCTTGCCGCCCCATGGCATACGCACTACGACCGAGTGCGCCTGCAGTCACCGAAAGGAATGTCGAATCTGCCCGGTATGGGTTTCGGGTGGCGGGCGGAGCGTTGGATCACCAAGGACACTTTCCTGGATTACCTGCAACGCTACCAACGGCATTTCGGAATCGACGTCCGGTTCGGGGTCACCGTGGAGCGCATCGCGCGGCGCTCCGGCAGCTGGCAAGTGCTGACGGATCAGGGGGACTGGCAGGCGCCGGTCGTGGTGGTCGCCACCGGTCTCAATCGTCACCCGGTAATTCCGGAATGGCCTGGGCTGGAAAGTTTTACGGGTGAATTGCTGCATTCGGCGCGTTTCCGCAATGCCGAGCCGTTCCGCGATCGCGATGTGCTCGTGATCGGCACCGGCAACTCCGGCGCGGAAATCGCCTCGATCGTGGCGCACGGCGGTGCACGGCGCACCCGGGTCGCCTACCGCACCCCGCCGCATGTGGTGCCGCGCAGCGTGCTCGGCTTCCCGACGCTCGCCGCCGCCGCGGTCGTCGAACCGCTGCCGGGCCGGGCGGGCGACTGGCTGCTCGGCCCACCGAACCGGGCGGTTGTCGGCAACCTGGCGCGCTACGGGCTACCCCGCCCGCCGCTGGGCGTGCACAGCCAGTACGTCGCCACCGATGTGACCCCGATTATCGACACCGGATTCCTGCCCGCGCTGCGTGCCGGTCTCATCGAACCGGTGGCGCAGGTCGTCGGCTTCGACGACGCTCACGTGCGGCTGGCGGACAACACCAGAATCCGGCCCGAGGTGGTCATCGCGGCCACCGGATATCGAAGTGGCCTGCGCGATCTGATCGGTGATCTGGACGTGCTGACGCCGACCGAGGCGCCCGCCGTACATGCACCCGACTATCCGGCGGGCGCACCCGGGCTGTTCTTCATCGGCTACGTCCATCCGTTCAGCGGCAATCTCCGGGCTGTGCGGCGCGATGCGCCGCGCCTGGCCCGCACCGTCACCAAGTACCTCGAGGGAACCGATCACCGCGGCGCGCGACGGCTGAACTCGATCGCCGATCTGCGCCGTCAGCGCGCGTCGCGCCGCGAGCATCGACCGGAACAGGAAGAGATGATCATGCACACCGATCGCGAGCACCCGGCCTCGAACAGGCCTGTCTCGACCTATCCGCGCCCGGAGGAGAAGCTGGGTGCCGACACGATTCCCGGCATCCTGGAATCGGCCGCCACCGAGCCGACCGGTATCACCCTGGTGGACCGCAATCTCCAGGAAAGCCCCCTGATGTACAGCCAGCTGCGGTCCCTGGCCCGCCGGGTGGCCGGCGGTCTGGCACAGCGCGGCATCCGGCCGGGGGACCGGGTGGTCATCATGTCCTCGACCTCGATCCCGCAGATCGGATGCCTCTTCGGCGCCTGGCTCGCCGGTGCGGTACCGGTGATCATGCCGCTACCGCACCGGATTGCCGATCTGCCCGAACTGATGGCCGAAATCGACCGGAGGTTGACCCACGTCGACGCGTCCTGCCTGATCGTCGCCGACAAGTTCCACGGCTTCCTCGGCCGCCGTATCCGGTCGGACATCACCGTGCTCAAATGCGGCGATCTGATTCACGCCACCGCCGAACCGGTCGCCGGCGTCGTCATCGAGCCGGACGATCTCGCCTATCTGCAGTTCACCTCGGGAACCACCGGCAACGCCAGGGCGGTCATGCTCACCCATCGGCAGATGCTCACCAATGTGGCCGCCGGATGGGAATGGGTCGGTTCCAAGGACCGCCCGGTAGGTGTGATGTGGTTGCCGCTCTACCACGACATGGGGCTGATCAGCCTGCTGGCCGGCATCGCGACCCGCTCGAAGCTCATCGTCCAGCCGCCGGAAGAGTATCTGGCCAAACCCGATTCGTGGATCGACGCGCTGTCCCGCTATCGGGCTTGGACCACGGTGGCGCCCAACTTCGCCTACGAGCTCGCGGTGCGCGGTTTGGTGGACCGGCCGCGGCCGTTGGATCTGTCGTCGCTGGTCGTCTGTGGAAACGGGGCCGAGCCGATCCGCGTGGACACGATGGAACGTTTCGCGAAACTGGGTGCGCGGTACGGACTTCGACCGGAGGCGGTGACCCCGCTGTACGGCATGGCGGAGGGCACCGTCGCCGTCACGTCGAGCCCGGTGGACGAACCGATGGTCGTCGACTGCGTATCCCGCAGCGCGCTGAGCGCGATGGGGCAGGCGCGCCCGGTCTCGCCGGACGATCCGGATGTACGGGTGCTGGCCACGTGCGGTCGGCCGCTGGCGGGTATCGAACTCGAAGTCCGGGATGAGCAGGGCCGGGCGCTGGGGGATCGCATGGTCGGTGAGATCTGGTTCCGCAGCCCGTCGGCGATGCTCGGTTACTGGAACGAACCGGAGGAGACGGCCAGGGTACTTGTCGACGGTTGGGTCTGTACCGGTGATCTCGGATATCTGACCGACGAGGGGGTGGTGATCTGTGGCCGTCGCAAGGACATGATCATCGTCGGCGGCCGGAATCTCTTTCCGGAGGACTACGAGAACGTGACCGCCAGGGTGCCCGGAGTCGGCCCGACCTGTGTGGCCTTCGCGCTGCCCGATTCAGAACGGATGCTGGTGCTCGTCGAACCGGAGACCGCCGCCTCGGATTACCCGGCAGTGGCCGCGGAGGTGATGCGGCGACTGCGCAGTCAGCTGGGGCACGCGCCGGACAAAGTCGCTGTGGTGGCGCGTGATTCGGTGCCGCGCACCTCCTCGGGCAAGGTGCAGCGCGGCAAATGCCGAGAGCGGTATATCGAGGGCCGGTTCACCGAGCTGGCGAGCGTGACCCGATGA
- a CDS encoding flavin monoamine oxidase family protein: protein MKTIETEVVVVGAGLAGLTAARDLTASGHDTVVLEAQDRVGGRTLAVSAGSDVTVDLGGCWFSERKKHIIALADELRIGGYPTYDHGKQVLELDGRVQSFRAGIPILSPLTLLDIGKARLSLNMMCGQVPEHAPWLAARATEWDNATLDDWMRNNMGNAKARTLLASLARSIWGAEPAEVNLLQALAYMRTVGSVEALTAASGGLLSDLFVDGAHQISTLLADSLGDRVLLSQPVRALIQSADQVEVRSAEVTVRARRAVVAIPPALLGDIAFDPVLSADRLRIVRGLPMGRMAKVALVYPEPFWRAAGLSGQAGSDRPPVAATFDVSPCDGAVGILVGFVPGDWATQFSAMSESDRRAGVVDAFVRLFGPRAADYEHYLEKDWTADPWVRGCYFGLAERGLVTGPLRHVDAADGLVHWAGAETIWESFGSMDGAVASGRRAARQIAAALRGDEEPALA from the coding sequence ATGAAGACGATCGAGACCGAGGTCGTCGTGGTGGGGGCGGGGCTGGCCGGACTCACCGCCGCTCGCGATCTGACCGCATCCGGCCATGACACCGTGGTGCTGGAGGCCCAGGACCGGGTAGGTGGTCGCACGCTGGCGGTGTCGGCCGGCTCCGATGTCACCGTCGATCTCGGCGGGTGCTGGTTCAGTGAGCGCAAGAAGCACATCATCGCGCTGGCGGACGAACTCCGTATCGGCGGTTATCCGACCTACGACCACGGCAAGCAAGTGCTCGAGCTGGACGGGCGGGTACAGAGCTTCCGGGCCGGAATCCCGATACTGTCGCCACTCACGCTGTTGGATATCGGCAAGGCTCGTCTGAGTTTGAACATGATGTGCGGCCAGGTCCCCGAGCACGCGCCCTGGCTGGCCGCGCGGGCGACGGAATGGGACAACGCGACGCTCGACGACTGGATGCGCAACAACATGGGCAATGCGAAGGCCCGTACGCTGCTGGCCTCGTTGGCCCGGTCGATCTGGGGAGCCGAGCCCGCCGAGGTCAATCTGCTGCAGGCGCTGGCGTACATGCGCACGGTCGGCAGTGTCGAGGCGCTCACCGCGGCCAGCGGCGGCCTGTTGTCGGATCTATTCGTCGATGGCGCACACCAGATTTCGACACTGTTGGCGGACTCGCTAGGTGACCGCGTGCTGCTTTCGCAGCCGGTGCGCGCCCTGATCCAGAGTGCAGATCAGGTGGAGGTTCGCTCGGCCGAGGTGACTGTGCGGGCCAGGCGGGCCGTGGTCGCCATTCCGCCCGCACTGCTCGGTGATATCGCCTTCGATCCGGTGCTCTCGGCAGACCGCCTGCGTATCGTGCGCGGGTTGCCGATGGGGCGGATGGCCAAGGTGGCCTTGGTGTACCCCGAACCATTCTGGCGCGCAGCCGGATTGAGCGGACAGGCGGGCAGCGACCGGCCGCCGGTTGCGGCCACCTTCGACGTGTCGCCGTGCGACGGCGCGGTCGGAATCCTGGTCGGCTTCGTGCCGGGTGATTGGGCGACGCAATTCTCCGCCATGTCCGAATCCGACCGGCGGGCCGGCGTTGTCGACGCGTTCGTGCGCCTGTTCGGTCCGCGCGCCGCGGACTACGAGCACTACCTGGAGAAGGACTGGACCGCCGACCCATGGGTGCGCGGCTGCTATTTCGGCCTGGCCGAACGCGGTTTGGTGACCGGGCCACTCCGTCACGTGGACGCGGCCGACGGGCTGGTGCACTGGGCGGGAGCCGAGACGATCTGGGAATCCTTCGGGTCCATGGACGGGGCCGTCGCGTCGGGTCGGCGGGCGGCGCGGCAGATCGCGGCGGCATTGCGCGGTGATGAAGAACCGGCTCTCGCTTAG
- a CDS encoding alpha/beta fold hydrolase produces the protein MDYTAGIAYTRAGAGEPLVLMHGTGGSHAIWRPVIELLKADREIIAVDLPGSGTSPAIPNRLAATNLEFADRVSALIDQLGLERPHVAGTSIGGHVALLLGAAGTARSVVAFSPTGFWNRWQSLYTRSLSRSMRIGAQLSTPLVPVLANTVVGRMMMLGTGFARPAVVPPADAARVATDMRTSTGFAGIGRHANRERLGGAPASTTAAAAVVDESIRDGLREVPTTIAWAEKDLYLPLRQAAVAKRALPDAKHVLLTGCGHLATWDNPALIAQLLRESHLALTATEAS, from the coding sequence ATGGACTACACGGCAGGAATAGCGTACACCAGAGCCGGAGCGGGAGAGCCACTCGTACTCATGCACGGCACCGGAGGATCGCACGCCATCTGGCGGCCGGTGATCGAACTCCTGAAAGCGGATCGAGAGATAATTGCTGTTGATTTGCCAGGCAGCGGTACCAGCCCCGCTATTCCGAATCGATTGGCGGCGACGAATCTGGAATTCGCGGACCGCGTGTCGGCACTCATCGATCAGCTCGGGCTGGAACGGCCGCATGTTGCCGGAACATCGATCGGCGGACACGTCGCACTGCTGCTCGGCGCGGCGGGTACGGCACGATCGGTAGTGGCCTTCTCTCCCACCGGTTTCTGGAACCGGTGGCAATCGCTGTACACCCGGTCGCTGTCTCGCTCGATGCGGATCGGTGCGCAACTGTCCACCCCGCTGGTGCCGGTGCTGGCCAACACCGTCGTGGGGCGAATGATGATGCTGGGCACCGGCTTCGCACGGCCCGCCGTGGTGCCGCCTGCCGACGCGGCCCGCGTAGCCACCGATATGCGGACCAGCACCGGCTTCGCCGGGATCGGGCGCCATGCCAATCGGGAGCGGCTCGGCGGGGCGCCCGCGTCGACCACCGCGGCGGCCGCCGTGGTCGACGAGTCGATCCGCGACGGCCTGCGCGAGGTTCCGACCACCATCGCCTGGGCGGAGAAAGATCTGTACCTGCCGCTGCGCCAGGCCGCGGTGGCCAAGCGGGCACTGCCCGACGCCAAGCATGTCCTGCTCACCGGATGCGGCCATCTCGCGACCTGGGACAATCCCGCGCTGATCGCCCAACTGCTGCGCGAATCGCACCTCGCGCTGACCGCGACCGAGGCTAGCTGA
- a CDS encoding MMPL family transporter, producing MGTMGRLVLRNVRAILVLGFLLVLAGGFAGAVVSERLVPYSNQNKASESARAERAVKEAAGFDINPGIAVLVDLPAAPNAPESQERIRTVADLLSKQAGVRRVTSPLDALAGGFTVSTDQRRAAVVANFAPLPDRDRQDTARAVLAELEDVPWATVGGLDVAQVQINDASTRDLVKAELIAFPILFLLALWFFRGLIAAAMPLVIGAFTISMTMLVLWLLTQVTDVSTFALNLITALGLGLALDYSLLFVNRYREERARTGDIESALSIAIATAGRTVALSALTVSLAASSLLTFSENFLRSMGIAGLVVPLVAALATLTLLPAILIVLGPRIDALSPRWLRRRVESDARPIAAGLWYRMADFAMRRAVLCSAVVIAILLLLGSAGLGTRFVMADERVLPPSYSSSRVVESLRTEFGPALSRSIFVEHRGPAAEATALAERISGLDNVKWVSPVVSVGSETSVLAVAPAAPGLSEESVELVHRIRALEDGDHTLVGGETARFVDQMSSFTARLPYALLVVLITTTFFIFVMTGSVLLPIKSFVINVLTVAASFGVMVLIFQDGRFEGLLGYRSVGALDSTQPILITAMIFGICTDYTVFLLSRIKEAHDGGLSNREAVTSSVERTSRVISAAALMFFVAIASFVVSDVLLLKQVAVGVAFAVLIDATLIRSLLVPALMQLLGDWNWWAPSFLDRVHRTASHWGLREEPSQPVGSHAEPIIDN from the coding sequence ATGGGGACAATGGGGAGACTGGTGCTCCGAAACGTTCGGGCGATCTTGGTTCTGGGGTTCTTGCTCGTACTCGCAGGCGGATTCGCCGGAGCCGTGGTCTCCGAGCGGTTGGTGCCCTATAGCAATCAAAATAAAGCGTCCGAGAGCGCGCGGGCCGAACGCGCCGTCAAGGAGGCTGCCGGTTTCGATATCAACCCGGGCATCGCCGTCCTGGTCGACCTGCCCGCAGCCCCGAACGCGCCGGAATCGCAGGAGCGGATCCGCACGGTCGCGGATCTGCTGTCGAAACAGGCGGGCGTGCGCCGGGTCACCAGTCCGCTGGACGCACTGGCCGGCGGATTCACCGTGTCCACCGATCAGCGGAGGGCCGCGGTGGTAGCGAACTTCGCGCCGCTGCCCGATCGGGATCGGCAGGACACCGCGCGGGCGGTGCTGGCCGAGCTCGAGGATGTGCCGTGGGCGACGGTCGGCGGTCTGGATGTCGCGCAGGTGCAGATCAACGACGCCTCGACGCGCGATCTCGTCAAGGCCGAACTCATCGCCTTCCCGATCCTGTTCCTGCTGGCGCTCTGGTTCTTCCGCGGCTTGATCGCCGCGGCCATGCCGCTGGTGATCGGTGCGTTCACCATCTCGATGACCATGCTGGTGCTGTGGCTGCTCACCCAGGTCACCGACGTGTCGACCTTCGCGCTGAACCTGATCACGGCGCTCGGATTGGGACTGGCGCTCGACTACAGCCTGCTGTTCGTCAACCGCTATCGCGAGGAACGCGCGCGCACCGGCGATATCGAATCGGCGCTGTCGATCGCGATCGCCACCGCGGGGCGCACCGTGGCACTGAGCGCGCTGACCGTTTCGCTGGCCGCGTCCTCGCTGCTGACGTTCTCCGAGAACTTCCTGCGCTCGATGGGAATCGCGGGTCTGGTCGTCCCGCTCGTCGCGGCGCTCGCGACGCTGACCCTGTTGCCCGCGATCCTGATCGTGCTCGGTCCCCGCATCGATGCGCTCTCGCCGCGCTGGTTGCGCCGACGTGTGGAATCCGATGCCCGGCCGATCGCCGCGGGATTGTGGTATCGGATGGCCGACTTCGCCATGCGCCGTGCGGTGCTGTGCTCGGCAGTGGTCATCGCGATTCTGCTGCTGCTCGGTTCGGCCGGGCTCGGTACCCGATTCGTGATGGCCGACGAGCGGGTCCTGCCGCCGTCCTACAGCTCGAGCCGCGTGGTGGAGTCGCTACGTACCGAATTCGGTCCGGCGCTGTCGCGCTCGATTTTCGTCGAGCACCGCGGCCCCGCCGCCGAGGCCACCGCGCTGGCCGAGCGGATCAGCGGCCTCGACAACGTGAAATGGGTGAGCCCGGTGGTCTCGGTCGGATCGGAGACCTCGGTGCTCGCGGTCGCCCCCGCCGCGCCGGGATTATCCGAGGAGAGTGTCGAACTGGTCCACCGGATTCGCGCACTCGAGGACGGTGACCATACGTTGGTGGGCGGTGAGACGGCCCGATTCGTCGACCAGATGTCGAGCTTCACCGCGCGGTTGCCCTACGCCCTGCTCGTCGTGTTGATCACGACGACGTTCTTCATCTTCGTCATGACCGGCAGCGTGCTGCTTCCGATCAAATCCTTCGTCATCAACGTGCTGACCGTCGCGGCCTCGTTCGGCGTCATGGTGCTGATCTTCCAGGACGGACGGTTCGAGGGGCTGCTCGGTTATCGCAGCGTGGGAGCGCTCGATTCGACCCAGCCGATCCTGATCACCGCGATGATCTTCGGTATCTGCACCGACTACACGGTGTTCCTGCTGTCCCGGATCAAAGAGGCGCACGACGGCGGGCTGTCGAATCGGGAGGCCGTGACCTCGAGCGTCGAACGCACCAGCCGCGTCATCTCGGCGGCCGCGCTGATGTTCTTCGTGGCGATCGCCTCCTTCGTGGTCTCGGACGTGCTGCTGCTCAAACAGGTCGCGGTCGGCGTGGCATTCGCCGTGCTGATCGACGCCACGCTGATCCGCTCGCTGCTCGTACCCGCGCTCATGCAGTTGCTGGGCGACTGGAACTGGTGGGCGCCGAGTTTTCTGGATCGGGTGCACCGCACCGCCAGCCACTGGGGGCTGCGCGAGGAGCCGAGCCAACCGGTCGGGTCGCACGCGGAACCCATCATCGACAACTAG
- a CDS encoding cupin domain-containing protein: MTTDEFTMPDGTHIKFTKRTRNPAQEGFEIEMTVPPKATATPPHIHPTQIDEFNVVSGAVEVLDNGTWHKVSAGETHVVRPGSVHTYRNRFDAPCVIRNVHDPADSFQEYLDRLGLLIRERKITAMVHPATLVYMAILFNEHKDAMVLHSPILRLLFDSVATAARTAGVKVPRVPTATGGA, encoded by the coding sequence GTGACCACAGACGAGTTCACCATGCCGGACGGCACCCACATCAAGTTCACCAAGCGCACCCGGAACCCGGCGCAGGAGGGTTTCGAGATCGAGATGACCGTGCCGCCGAAGGCGACGGCCACCCCGCCGCACATCCATCCCACCCAGATCGATGAATTCAACGTGGTCTCCGGTGCGGTGGAGGTTCTCGACAACGGAACCTGGCACAAGGTGTCGGCGGGCGAGACACACGTGGTCCGTCCAGGCTCGGTCCACACCTACCGCAACAGGTTCGACGCTCCGTGTGTGATCCGGAATGTGCACGATCCGGCCGACAGCTTCCAGGAGTACCTGGACCGTCTCGGACTGCTCATCCGCGAGCGCAAGATCACCGCGATGGTGCATCCGGCCACTCTGGTCTACATGGCGATCCTGTTCAACGAGCACAAGGACGCGATGGTGCTGCACAGCCCGATCCTGCGGCTGCTGTTCGACTCCGTCGCGACCGCCGCACGCACCGCGGGGGTCAAGGTGCCCCGTGTGCCCACCGCTACGGGTGGCGCCTGA
- a CDS encoding ester cyclase, translating into MTEVDAMTATEPSPADIMRGSVAAVNEHNVADVPYWDDRTVYHAVGLGIYRGADDVRGYFDMLFAAMPDFRLEVDRMVTDETNVAMSWNACGTFDKGRLYGVAATGQRLTLRGVDMAQLDGPIIVANTIYTDGLSFPRQIGMLPPDGSVTDRVLKGMFNTLTLLRRRATTR; encoded by the coding sequence ATGACCGAGGTGGACGCGATGACCGCGACCGAGCCGAGCCCAGCCGACATCATGCGCGGCAGTGTCGCCGCGGTGAACGAACACAATGTCGCCGATGTCCCGTACTGGGATGACCGGACCGTTTATCACGCCGTCGGCCTCGGCATCTACCGTGGTGCCGACGACGTGCGCGGATATTTCGACATGCTTTTCGCCGCAATGCCTGATTTCCGTCTCGAAGTGGATCGGATGGTCACCGACGAGACGAATGTCGCCATGTCCTGGAATGCCTGTGGAACATTCGACAAGGGCCGCTTGTACGGCGTCGCCGCGACCGGGCAGCGGTTGACCCTCCGCGGTGTCGACATGGCGCAGTTAGACGGTCCGATAATCGTTGCGAACACAATTTACACCGACGGTCTTTCCTTTCCCCGTCAGATCGGTATGCTGCCGCCGGACGGATCGGTCACCGACCGGGTGTTAAAGGGCATGTTCAACACGTTGACGCTGCTCCGCCGACGTGCCACGACTCGCTGA
- a CDS encoding universal stress protein — protein sequence MDALADKSQTIVVNIVADSAVSNLAMSAAIAMAKTTPTRLVLVHAYTPAEQRTWGVENYLKDDIYLIRGATPAEEVLRLAAEQIDGNGLRTTDRRAVRGDPVKALATVAGDIAADFIVIADPKPHRRWSLAEAVWRKSGIAVISALPDGCSNSTTRDYHRTCRCRSKELRHRLSVLTSASRGTSAEQRQRVEHAL from the coding sequence ATGGACGCTCTCGCGGACAAGTCGCAGACGATCGTAGTGAATATCGTGGCTGATTCGGCAGTCTCGAACCTAGCCATGTCCGCGGCCATCGCCATGGCGAAAACGACTCCGACGCGGCTGGTCCTTGTGCATGCCTACACTCCGGCCGAACAGCGCACTTGGGGTGTCGAGAACTATCTCAAAGACGACATCTATCTGATCCGCGGCGCCACTCCCGCCGAGGAGGTGCTGCGCCTGGCGGCGGAGCAGATCGACGGGAACGGTCTGCGGACCACCGATCGTCGAGCGGTGCGCGGCGACCCGGTCAAGGCCCTCGCCACCGTCGCGGGCGACATCGCGGCGGACTTCATCGTGATCGCGGACCCGAAGCCGCATCGGCGCTGGAGCCTGGCCGAAGCCGTGTGGCGCAAATCCGGAATAGCGGTGATTTCTGCATTGCCAGATGGTTGCTCGAATTCGACAACCCGAGATTATCACCGCACATGCCGGTGCCGGTCCAAGGAATTACGGCACCGGCTGAGCGTTTTGACGTCAGCGAGTCGTGGCACGTCGGCGGAGCAGCGTCAACGTGTTGAACATGCCCTTTAA
- a CDS encoding sensor histidine kinase has product MAATDERGTASLYWRSPAWRHLWDVYVVGGCATAILVVFFLDSHFPGNRIAASAALAAMVGWYAVFGRGLLEEREYGTRAALFVGGEAALLVAAEAFAPAAVAAQPIVYPLLFMALPLRASVALAFGVNLLPLALVLVLRGPGSDLLPPAAAITLVALLVSPLIGVAMIRAGRQSEVQARLLNELAASRNEASRLSHEAGIAAERARLAREIHDTLAQGLASIATLTQAVESELDTDLDAARHHIQLVGVTARENLIEARAMVVELTPATLEGETLLDSVRRQGARMAEETGVPVVVTARSTPPTLPTRTEVVLLRAVQEALTNVRKHGRATQVRIDLSEGSGTVRLSLSDNGIGFDDDAVPEGFGLRGMRRRVEQIGGTMSVHSRPGDGTSVEVEVPA; this is encoded by the coding sequence GTGGCCGCAACGGATGAGCGCGGGACGGCTTCGCTGTACTGGCGATCCCCGGCCTGGCGGCACCTGTGGGACGTCTACGTCGTCGGCGGCTGCGCCACGGCGATCCTCGTGGTCTTCTTCCTCGATTCCCACTTTCCGGGCAACCGGATAGCTGCCAGCGCGGCGCTGGCCGCGATGGTCGGCTGGTACGCCGTTTTCGGGCGCGGGCTGCTGGAAGAACGCGAATACGGTACCCGCGCGGCACTCTTCGTCGGCGGTGAGGCCGCGCTGCTGGTCGCCGCCGAGGCCTTCGCACCGGCCGCGGTTGCCGCACAGCCGATCGTCTATCCGCTGTTGTTCATGGCGTTGCCGCTGCGTGCCTCGGTGGCGCTGGCTTTCGGGGTCAACCTCCTGCCGCTCGCCCTCGTCCTCGTCCTGCGTGGTCCCGGCTCGGACCTTTTGCCGCCGGCAGCCGCGATCACGCTGGTCGCACTGCTGGTGAGCCCCCTCATCGGTGTGGCGATGATCCGCGCGGGCAGGCAGAGCGAGGTGCAGGCGCGGTTGCTGAACGAGCTTGCCGCCAGCCGGAACGAAGCCTCTCGCCTCTCCCACGAGGCCGGGATCGCGGCCGAACGAGCCCGCCTCGCGCGCGAGATTCACGACACCCTCGCCCAGGGCTTGGCCAGCATCGCCACCCTCACCCAGGCTGTCGAATCCGAACTCGACACCGACCTGGACGCCGCGCGGCACCACATCCAACTGGTCGGGGTCACCGCCCGCGAGAACCTCATCGAGGCGCGGGCCATGGTGGTGGAATTGACGCCGGCCACGCTGGAAGGAGAAACGCTGCTGGATTCGGTTCGGCGGCAGGGGGCCCGGATGGCCGAGGAGACCGGGGTCCCGGTGGTCGTCACCGCACGATCGACACCGCCGACGCTGCCGACCAGAACCGAGGTGGTACTGCTGCGTGCGGTACAGGAGGCGCTCACCAACGTCCGCAAGCACGGCCGGGCGACCCAGGTGCGGATCGACCTGTCCGAGGGATCGGGCACCGTACGATTGTCGTTGTCCGACAACGGCATCGGATTCGACGATGACGCGGTGCCCGAGGGCTTCGGGCTGCGCGGCATGCGGCGGCGGGTCGAACAGATCGGTGGCACGATGTCGGTGCACAGCCGCCCCGGCGACGGAACTTCGGTGGAAGTGGAGGTGCCCGCATGA